The genomic interval TCGAAGCAAAATCTTGAGAAATCAGCACCTCAAACAAGCCCGCCTGTCCGGAACTGAACACCTCGGGCAGGCCCGACACTTCCCCGGGTACCAACTTGCCCGCAGCCGTAATCCGGCGCAGTCGGCCGGGGCGTTCAGTCACCAGCGAACCGCCGTCCGGCAGGAACGCCAGTGACCAGGGATGTTCAAGACCGGCAACCACTTCTTGCACCTGATAATTCTGCGCCGCTTGCGCCCGCAACTCGGCACCCGGCATGGCAAGGCCGGTCACCAGCGCCAATGCGGCGACGGCGTTGTAGCCGGCGTGCGGCAGCCCTCTCAACGCTGTCAGCGTGGCATAGAGACCGCCGGCGCAAGCTGCCGTCATCAACAAGGCAGCCACGCCACCCAGGGTTCGGGTTGCCGCAATCAGTGTCGGCGGCGGTGTCAGAGCATCAACCAGAATAAAGGTGACCCACAGCGCCACAGCGGCGCCAAAAGCATGGAACAGAACTCGATGTCCCAGGCCAAGCACTTTCAAAAGTAGCCCGGTGACCAGGGTCGACAGTAAAAAGCTGACGCCAAAGAGCGCAGCGTAAAAAGGAGCAAACTGGCGCAAGTCATCAACCGTGGTCGACAACCGAGCCCCGACACCGATCTCAACGCCCAGTTGCTGCAATGCCAGCAGGTTAAACTGGGTTTGCACCACCGTCCCGAGCACAACCCCGACCACCAAGGCGATCGCAAAGGCGGCCAAACGGCCTTTGAACCCAACTACGTTTGTCACAGCTCTTTCCCTATGTTGCTGACCAGCGTTTACGAAACTATAGCGACCCGGGGGTGCCCAACACCAACGAAAAAACCCCGGGCTTTCGCACCGGGGTTTTGTTCGGGATTGAGCTAGTGCTTCAAGCGATTACTGCTCAACGAATGCGCGCTCGATTACGTAGTGACCCATCTCGCCACCGCGTGCTTCCTTGAAGCCCATCTTGTTCAGGATGGCGCAAGTATCTTTCAGCATGCTCGGGCTGCCACAGATCATGAACCGGTCGTGTTCCGGATCAAAGTCCGCCAGGTTCAGATCCTTGGTGATCTTGCCGCTTTCCATGGCGTCGGTCAGACGGCCCTCATTGCGGAACTCTTCCCGGGTAACGGTTGGGTAGTATTCCAGCTTACCCTTTACCATCTCGCCGAAGAACTCGTTTTCAGGCAGCCCTTCGATCTCGCTCTGATACGCCAGTTCGGAAATGTAGCGAACGCCGTGGGTCAGGACCACCTTGTCATAAGCCTCGTAGACCTCCGGATCCTTGATGATACTCATGAACGGCGCAAGCCCGGTACCGGTACTGATC from Marinobacter sp. LA51 carries:
- a CDS encoding ferredoxin--NADP reductase, whose product is MSNLIKETVTSVHHWNDTLFSFKTSRDPGFRFKNGHFVMIGLETDGKPLMRAYSIASANYEEELEFFSIKVQDGPLTSRLQKIQVGDEILVSRKPTGTLVMDNLLPGKNLWMISTGTGLAPFMSIIKDPEVYEAYDKVVLTHGVRYISELAYQSEIEGLPENEFFGEMVKGKLEYYPTVTREEFRNEGRLTDAMESGKITKDLNLADFDPEHDRFMICGSPSMLKDTCAILNKMGFKEARGGEMGHYVIERAFVEQ